Below is a window of Mycoplasmopsis anatis DNA.
ATCTCCAATGATCAATTCACGTTGTCCTTTACCGATAGGTACAAGTAAATCAATCGAAATATAACCAGTATTAAGTTGCTCATTTAGTGAACGATAAGTCATTAAATCATTTGGCTTGTTAAAAATGTTTGACTCGTATCTTAAGTATTCGGGAGTTTCTTTAGTTAATGCTGGATAAATAATATTGTTTTCAATATCAATAATTTTTCCAAAGAATTTTTTAGAAGTTTTAACCAAATTACTTTCATTACTTAAAATAAATTCATCTTCTATTTTTAAGTTGCTTGGGTCGGTGTTAACGATACAGAATGCTTTGTTTTCAGAAGCTGAAATTACTAAGGCTTTAATGTTTTGATTATCCTTGTGTACTAAACGCTCATTTTGAACAAAATTATGTTCTCCATTTAGTTCGATTATATAGTCAAATATTGCTTTAATTTGAATTTTATTTGCCATATTATAATCCTCCATTTCCTATTAAAATTAATATTATCGATGTGATGATTGTTAATGCACTTACTAATCAAGAAAGAACTAGACTAGCTTTAATTTTAGAATTTGTGTTTTTGTTTCTTTTATATTTAAATATTTGCAATGCAGAAGTAATAGCTGAAAGTAATATACCAACTGCTAAAATTATATACCCCAGAATTCTAAGCAAGAACAAGTCTGACTTAGGTTGTTTTACTGGGTTTATCTCAAGATTTCTAAAGGCCTCAGTAAATCTTTGAGTGATATTTTCACTATTTGAAAGATCTTCATTAGTTAACTTCTTAGTGATAGAGGTAACTGTTGAGATATTTCTAAATTGGTTTTGTACTCTTTTAACTTGTGAAAGGTACTCATCATATTCACTAATAATTTCGGCCGGATTAGATATATTAATTATTCCAAATAGATAATTAATATCTTTATTTAAGGCTCGAATGACCTTTTCAATTTTTTCTTTATCTTGAGCTTTTTGAGCTTTAGCTTTATCATTTTTAATTATTATTTTATCTATGTTATATACAATAACATCTTTATTTGTGTCAATGAATGAAACATATTCATTAAATAATTCTTGATATGCACGAGAGAGATAATTTCAAAAATTAATTCTATTGATATATGAGCTAAAATGTGAACTTAGCAATAGATATTTAATATCATGTCTAAAATCACTGTTTTTATCCTTGCCCACCTTATCATAAAGTGCATCTGCACTAAGATCTTTATACTGAATTAAATAACTTGAAATTATCTTGTTAATTTCTTTTATAAATGAGGAATCATTGTAGATTCTAATTGATTCAAAAATCATATTAAACACTGTGTTAGATAAAATCTTTGTATTACCTAATTTTTTAAGGTCAATTTTTCTATTAAGTCCTAAGCTATCATAAAATTTAAGATAAATTTCATTTACTGTATCAATTTTAACTTGCTCAAGAATCGTTTTTTTCTTTGTTGATTCTTTTTTTACTTCAGATTCATAGGTAATTTCTTTATTGTTGACAGTATCTTTGATTTTAACATCAGCAAATAATTTATTATCTACATTTTTAAGTTTTATAACCTTGTATTCAAACCTAGTATTTATTGGATTATTAAAGTAGAAAAACTTACTTAATTCTTCTTCATTTTGATTGAATCTACCAGCATCATCAGTTATATTGATTGAATCGTAAAATTCATAATTTATGTAAGGGCTAAATCTACCAACATTTTCTTGTCCAATTTTAGCATCAAAAGGGTCAACGTTAGCCTCAGAATCAGTGGCTGGTGGTACTATTTCTGGTACTGAAGGTAGAATTGGTTGCTCTTCAGGTTTTTCCTCTTCCTC
It encodes the following:
- a CDS encoding MSC_0620 family F1-like ATPase-associated subunit, whose translation is MKNKLSWLLLTVSSSTLPLLTLSATTEATENNNSSGTVSPDFDQFRDVIDKKIKEFLTKIVEKKIEEYKVRSRNLLSEIDNNGDNFAEKIIESLYMQYLSNFLSKNKDEILTNYLNKGIVIVYPRIIANNKTLSEANIDYNGESYTEVKIADSDQYNYEYFIDDPDINREITVPKIVNSNKLEDINSKSDKYFSELEADFDRYFANKEDFPRLDLQSVIDKDGTVNIDKNPETNVLELTVPKNYQDWDDYIIRKIKPRFTAYDLRKNKEIEKEDVSEEEEKPEEQPILPSVPEIVPPATDSEANVDPFDAKIGQENVGRFSPYINYEFYDSINITDDAGRFNQNEEELSKFFYFNNPINTRFEYKVIKLKNVDNKLFADVKIKDTVNNKEITYESEVKKESTKKKTILEQVKIDTVNEIYLKFYDSLGLNRKIDLKKLGNTKILSNTVFNMIFESIRIYNDSSFIKEINKIISSYLIQYKDLSADALYDKVGKDKNSDFRHDIKYLLLSSHFSSYINRINFWNYLSRAYQELFNEYVSFIDTNKDVIVYNIDKIIIKNDKAKAQKAQDKEKIEKVIRALNKDINYLFGIINISNPAEIISEYDEYLSQVKRVQNQFRNISTVTSITKKLTNEDLSNSENITQRFTEAFRNLEINPVKQPKSDLFLLRILGYIILAVGILLSAITSALQIFKYKRNKNTNSKIKASLVLSWLVSALTIITSIILILIGNGGL